The Candidatus Hinthialibacter antarcticus genomic sequence GACGTTCTCTATTGTCCTGGCGTGACAGGCTATCCCGCCTGGCTTCGCAGCGAAAAAGTATACGAGAATTTTGATCTGCGCTTTGAGTTTCGTATGGACGGCTGGTGCAACAGCGGCGTCTTCTTCCACGCGCCGCTGCATGGCCGCAATTCAAAAGTCGGCTTTGAATTTCAGATCGACCATAAAAGCGAAGAAGGATTACTGAAAAAATCTGCGGGCGCCTTGTTCGATGTGCTCCCGCCGAAAGTCATGGCGATTGGGCCGGATAAAAGTTGGAACCAGGGACGTATTTTGATGGACTGGCCGCGCCTGACCTGCTGGATCAACGACCGAGTCGTACAAGAGCTGAATGTTGAAGAGCACCCTGAACTCAAGCACCGATTGCGCAAAGGCTACCTTGGCTTGCAGGATATGGGCTACAAAGTCTGGTATCAGAATATCCGCATCAAAGAACTGCCTTCAAAAGAAAAATGGCAATCCTTATTTAACGGCGAGAACTTCGACGGCTGGTATCAAGAAGGTAAGGGCGCCGTATGGAAAGTCATCGACGGCGCGATGCACACCGCAGGCGGGACCAGTTATATGGTCACCAATGGCGAGTATGAAAATTTTGAATTTCAGTCTTATGTTCGCACCAGTGCGAATGCCAACGGGGGAATATTCGTCCGATGGAAGCAACTGGAAGGCGGCGACCGGGGCAATGAAATTCAAGTTGAAAACACGCCGGATTCAAATTTTCCCACTGGAAGCCTGTACAATATCATCCGTGCGCCGATGTTCCATTATGAGAATGAAGAGTGGTTTCTCATCCAGATTAAAATTGTCGGCTCGCGTTTAGTTGTCCGTGTGAACGGTGAAACCGTGGTTGAAACAGATGAATTTCCCACTGTCCGCAAGGGCCATATTTCACTGCAAATGCACAGCCATGATCCGTGGATCGAGTTTAAAGATTTAAAAATCAAAACACTGTAGTTTTCTGCAATTGAATTATAATGCGCGCCCAGGGGACTGTTTTCCTCTGGGGCGTTTTTTTCAATGGTTGGATGAAATTTGGAAGGCAAACGTATGACGACAAGCGCAAGCGAAATCAATTACTGGGGGCGATTAATTGAGCCTGAGATTAAGGAATTTCTTCAGGCGAAAGATTTCAAATCGCTCCGGTCTGCGTTAGCGGAACTCGAAGCGCCGGATATTGCCGAAGCGCTTTTGGTTCTAACGCCGGATGAGCGCGCGATTGTCTTTCGAATTCTCCCCCGCCAGCTAGGCGCTGAAGTATTCGCCTATCTCCCGTTTGCGGAAGAAGAAGAACTGATTCATAGCCTTGGCAATGAACACGTCACGGGCATTTTGAATGAGATGGAGCCGGATGACCGGACGGCGCTGTTAGAGGAACTGCCGGGACAGATTACCAAACGTCTGATCGCCTCGCTTTCGCCAGAGGAACGCTCTGTCGCAAGGCAGCTGTTAGGCTACCCGGAAGAGTCTGTCGGTCGATTGATGACGCCGGAATATGTGTCCATCAATGAAGAATGGACCGTGCAAGAGACGCTAAATAAACTGCGCCAGATCGGCAAAGAAAAAGAAACAGTCAACTCACTTTACGTCACCGACCAAAAAGACCATTTGCTTGCGTATGTTCCATTAAAGATGTTAATTTTTGTCGCCCCCGATTCATTGGTTCGCGACATCATGCTGCCGAACATCGTGGCGTTGCGCGCTTTTGACGACCAGGAAACCGCCTCTGACGCCATGTTGCACTATGACTTGAATATTCTTCCCGTTATTGATTCAGATGGAACTCTGGTGGGCATCGTGACCGCTGATGATGTTTTGGACGTCGTGATTGAAGAGACGACCGAAGATATCCATCTCATGGGCGGCGTGCAGGCGTTGGAAGAGCCGTATGACGACGTGTCGTTTTTTACGATGGCGCGCAAGCGGGGTACTTGGCTGTTTATTCTGTTTCTTGGCAGCACGATTACGGTCGCAATTATGAAGCAGTTTGAAACCACCATCGACAATGTCAGTACGGCGGTAGTTTTATTTCTTCCAATGATTATCAGCAGCGGCGGAAACTCCGGCTCTCAAG encodes the following:
- a CDS encoding DUF1080 domain-containing protein: MRLRIAFALCVFLGTAGLAGAVEEGFDSLFNGKNLTGWTVEHGEAGTFSVQKDVLYCPGVTGYPAWLRSEKVYENFDLRFEFRMDGWCNSGVFFHAPLHGRNSKVGFEFQIDHKSEEGLLKKSAGALFDVLPPKVMAIGPDKSWNQGRILMDWPRLTCWINDRVVQELNVEEHPELKHRLRKGYLGLQDMGYKVWYQNIRIKELPSKEKWQSLFNGENFDGWYQEGKGAVWKVIDGAMHTAGGTSYMVTNGEYENFEFQSYVRTSANANGGIFVRWKQLEGGDRGNEIQVENTPDSNFPTGSLYNIIRAPMFHYENEEWFLIQIKIVGSRLVVRVNGETVVETDEFPTVRKGHISLQMHSHDPWIEFKDLKIKTL
- the mgtE gene encoding magnesium transporter, with product MTTSASEINYWGRLIEPEIKEFLQAKDFKSLRSALAELEAPDIAEALLVLTPDERAIVFRILPRQLGAEVFAYLPFAEEEELIHSLGNEHVTGILNEMEPDDRTALLEELPGQITKRLIASLSPEERSVARQLLGYPEESVGRLMTPEYVSINEEWTVQETLNKLRQIGKEKETVNSLYVTDQKDHLLAYVPLKMLIFVAPDSLVRDIMLPNIVALRAFDDQETASDAMLHYDLNILPVIDSDGTLVGIVTADDVLDVVIEETTEDIHLMGGVQALEEPYDDVSFFTMARKRGTWLFILFLGSTITVAIMKQFETTIDNVSTAVVLFLPMIISSGGNSGSQAATLIIRALSVQDVELKDWLVVFGRELLTGLLLGAFLGIIAMLLVVLWPGAETLFGANYIMFGFTISCAVVGVVTAGAVIGSMLPFLLSAWGVDPALASTPLVATLVDALGVVILFSAALLILA